From Prochlorococcus sp. MIT 1223, the proteins below share one genomic window:
- a CDS encoding Rne/Rng family ribonuclease, with amino-acid sequence MPQKIIIAEQMRIAALLNDEKVEELIVAKGRYQIGDVYLGTVDNVLPGIDAAFVNIGESEKNGFMHVSDLGPLRRKSTAASITELLDYKQEVIVQVIKEPTGNKGARLTGEIELTGRYLVLQTYGKGVKVSNSISSEEEVNRLKALGVLIKPPGTGLVIRTEANSINEELLISDLESLLKQHEKIQKSSEDYSPPCLIKRDEDFIHKVLRDHLSSDLIKVVVDNKSSIEKVQEFLKYHGSNVLVESHEEPTQLFQHYKINLAIHNALQPRVDLPSGGYIIIEPTEALTVIDVNSGSFIGAAKARETVLWTNIEAASEIARQLKLRNIGGVIIIDFIDMDLRKDQLQLLEHFTSAIKNDSARPQIAQLTELGLVELTRKRQGQNIYELFGKSCPNCYGTGLTQSIPDNNQTQQIDIKSNIQSHISEDNLKPINGGSNENAHQSIINKTDQISTNIDPTNPIYEGDNQQVQTSTSNVDSPSESTNHKQKPEVLAVNIDSLEEEVYSSLGLNPALLIDKLPANENLFINIVRPGEKTEEVINNAKQQIVNNSTKNRRKGKYSAKFITKASIENSTNEVEDSQDKVNEFDKSEINQEIINQSLDSTNEPEVKDPISTEDTEDPRRKRRRSSASIN; translated from the coding sequence ATGCCCCAAAAAATAATCATTGCTGAGCAAATGCGAATAGCAGCATTGCTTAACGATGAAAAAGTTGAAGAGTTAATTGTCGCCAAAGGCCGCTATCAAATTGGAGATGTATATTTAGGCACAGTTGATAATGTTTTACCAGGTATAGATGCAGCTTTTGTAAATATTGGAGAAAGTGAAAAAAACGGCTTTATGCATGTAAGTGACTTAGGGCCATTACGTCGTAAAAGTACTGCAGCAAGTATTACGGAATTACTTGATTACAAACAAGAAGTAATTGTTCAAGTAATAAAAGAACCAACAGGGAATAAAGGAGCAAGGCTTACTGGAGAGATTGAACTTACAGGAAGATATCTAGTACTGCAAACATATGGGAAAGGTGTCAAAGTATCCAATAGCATAAGTTCTGAAGAAGAGGTTAATAGATTAAAAGCTCTTGGAGTACTAATAAAACCTCCTGGTACAGGACTTGTCATAAGGACAGAAGCTAATTCAATTAATGAAGAACTACTAATAAGTGATTTAGAAAGCTTACTAAAGCAACATGAAAAAATACAAAAATCATCAGAAGATTATTCTCCTCCTTGTCTTATTAAAAGAGATGAAGACTTTATTCATAAAGTTCTTAGAGATCATCTAAGCTCTGACTTGATTAAAGTTGTAGTTGATAACAAAAGTTCAATTGAAAAAGTCCAAGAATTCCTTAAGTATCATGGATCAAATGTATTAGTTGAGTCACATGAAGAACCAACTCAATTATTCCAACATTATAAAATTAATCTTGCTATACATAATGCTTTACAGCCAAGAGTAGACTTGCCATCTGGCGGTTATATAATTATCGAGCCAACAGAAGCATTAACTGTAATTGATGTTAATTCTGGTTCTTTTATAGGAGCAGCAAAAGCACGCGAGACTGTTCTTTGGACAAACATCGAAGCAGCAAGTGAAATTGCACGCCAATTAAAGCTTAGAAACATCGGTGGAGTAATAATTATTGATTTTATAGATATGGACTTAAGAAAAGATCAACTTCAGTTATTAGAGCATTTCACATCCGCAATAAAGAATGATTCTGCACGTCCTCAAATTGCTCAACTTACTGAGTTAGGGCTAGTAGAACTAACCCGTAAAAGACAAGGGCAAAACATATATGAATTATTTGGTAAATCATGTCCAAATTGTTACGGAACAGGACTTACACAATCAATTCCAGATAATAATCAAACTCAACAAATCGATATAAAATCAAATATTCAATCACATATATCAGAGGATAATTTAAAGCCAATTAATGGAGGGTCAAACGAAAATGCTCATCAATCTATTATCAATAAAACTGATCAAATTTCCACAAATATCGATCCAACTAACCCAATATATGAAGGTGATAATCAACAGGTTCAAACTTCAACAAGCAATGTAGATTCACCCTCAGAATCTACAAATCATAAGCAAAAACCAGAAGTTTTAGCTGTAAATATAGATTCTTTAGAAGAAGAGGTTTACAGCAGTCTTGGTTTAAACCCAGCTCTTTTGATAGATAAGCTACCTGCAAATGAAAATCTTTTCATTAATATTGTTAGGCCTGGAGAAAAGACTGAAGAAGTAATTAATAACGCAAAGCAACAAATAGTTAATAATTCAACGAAAAATAGAAGGAAAGGAAAATACTCAGCAAAGTTTATTACTAAAGCGTCTATAGAAAATAGCACTAATGAAGTTGAAGATTCGCAAGACAAAGTTAATGAGTTTGACAAGAGTGAGATCAATCAGGAAATAATCAATCAGTCTTTAGATTCAACAAATGAACCTGAAGTTAAAGATCCAATATCTACAGAAGATACTGAAGACCCTAGAAGGAAAAGAAGACGTTCTTCAGCCTCAATAAATTGA
- a CDS encoding methyltransferase domain-containing protein: MTNLTFATVLFCCLFIAFVFILLLDNRSYKSSKSVANAYDKWTNDYLLERLWGEHIHLGYYKQSPKKPDFRQAKIDFVHELVRWSSLNSLPTGSRILDVGCGIGGSSRILARDYGFDVLGITISSAQVERARELTPAGMNCSFEVMDALDLAFKDETFDGIWSVEAGPHMPNKQLYADEMLRVLRPGGVLSVADWNIREIENKPLTLYEKLILKQLLNQWAHPEFSSINSFKKNLLESPYNLSEVETEDWTRFTLPSWNDSIFEGIRRPLDILSLGGNAFLKGFREIPTILLMRWAFSNYLMRFGVFKISSK; this comes from the coding sequence ATGACAAATCTGACCTTTGCTACTGTTTTATTTTGTTGCTTATTCATAGCATTTGTTTTCATTTTACTTCTCGATAATCGCAGTTATAAATCTAGTAAAAGCGTTGCAAATGCTTATGATAAATGGACTAATGATTATCTTTTGGAGAGGCTTTGGGGAGAGCATATTCATTTAGGTTATTATAAACAATCCCCTAAAAAACCCGACTTTCGTCAAGCAAAAATAGACTTTGTTCATGAACTTGTACGTTGGAGTTCTTTAAACTCTCTGCCAACTGGATCTCGAATACTTGATGTTGGATGCGGAATTGGAGGTAGTTCTAGAATACTTGCTCGTGATTATGGATTTGATGTCTTAGGGATCACGATTAGTTCAGCCCAAGTTGAAAGAGCAAGAGAGCTAACTCCTGCTGGTATGAATTGCAGCTTTGAAGTGATGGATGCTCTTGATTTGGCATTTAAGGATGAAACTTTTGATGGAATATGGAGTGTTGAGGCAGGACCTCATATGCCTAATAAGCAGCTTTATGCTGATGAAATGCTTCGTGTTTTAAGACCAGGTGGAGTGTTATCAGTGGCGGACTGGAATATAAGAGAAATAGAAAATAAACCTTTGACTCTATATGAAAAATTGATTCTAAAACAACTTCTAAATCAGTGGGCTCATCCTGAGTTCTCGAGCATAAATAGTTTTAAAAAAAATTTACTTGAAAGTCCTTATAATCTTTCTGAAGTTGAAACAGAAGATTGGACTAGATTTACACTTCCATCTTGGAATGATTCTATTTTTGAAGGTATAAGAAGACCATTAGACATCTTGAGTCTTGGTGGCAATGCATTCCTAAAAGGGTTTAGAGAAATTCCAACAATACTTCTAATGAGATGGGCTTTTAGTAATTACTTAATGCGGTTTGGTGTTTTTAAAATTAGTAGTAAATGA
- the rpsJ gene encoding 30S ribosomal protein S10, translated as MSTAIAQQKIRIRLKAFDRRMLDLSCEKIIETADNTSATAIGPIPLPTKRKIYCVLRSPHVDKDSREHFETRTHRRIIDIYSPSAKTIDALMKLDLPSGVDIEVKL; from the coding sequence ATGTCTACAGCCATTGCCCAGCAAAAGATACGCATACGTCTCAAAGCATTTGATAGACGCATGCTTGATTTGTCTTGCGAAAAAATTATTGAGACCGCTGATAATACCTCGGCTACAGCGATTGGCCCAATTCCACTCCCTACAAAAAGAAAGATCTATTGTGTCCTTAGATCTCCTCATGTAGATAAGGATTCAAGAGAGCATTTTGAAACTCGAACCCATAGGAGGATTATTGATATTTACAGCCCATCAGCAAAAACAATTGATGCGCTTATGAAATTAGATCTTCCCAGTGGTGTTGATATTGAAGTTAAACTTTGA
- the rpsG gene encoding 30S ribosomal protein S7, with protein MSRRNAAEKRPVLPDPQFNNRLATMMVHRLMKHGKKSTAQRILSDAFGLINERTGNNPVELFETAIKNVTPLVEVRARRVGGATYQVPMEVRQERGTAMALRWLVNFSRARNGRSMAHKLAGELMDAANEAGSAVRKREETHKMAEANKAFAHYRY; from the coding sequence ATGTCTCGTCGAAACGCTGCAGAAAAACGTCCAGTTTTACCGGATCCACAATTTAATAATCGTTTGGCCACAATGATGGTTCATAGATTGATGAAACATGGTAAGAAATCAACTGCTCAAAGGATTTTGTCCGATGCATTTGGTTTGATTAACGAAAGGACAGGAAATAATCCAGTTGAACTTTTTGAGACAGCAATAAAAAATGTCACTCCTCTTGTTGAAGTTAGAGCTCGCAGAGTAGGTGGTGCCACTTACCAAGTTCCAATGGAAGTAAGACAGGAAAGAGGTACTGCAATGGCTCTTAGATGGCTTGTGAATTTCTCTAGAGCAAGAAATGGACGAAGCATGGCTCATAAGCTTGCTGGAGAGCTTATGGATGCTGCGAATGAAGCAGGAAGCGCAGTTCGCAAGCGTGAGGAAACTCATAAGATGGCTGAGGCTAATAAAGCTTTTGCTCATTATCGGTATTGA
- the tuf gene encoding elongation factor Tu yields MAREKFERNKPHVNIGTIGHVDHGKTTLTAAITNVLAKKGQATAQDYGDIDGAPEERERGITINTAHVEYETEGRHYAHVDCPGHADYVKNMITGAAQMDGAILVCAATDGPMAQTKEHILLAKQVGVPALVVALNKCDMVDDDEIIELVEMEISELLEGYGFTDVPIVKVSGLKALEGSSEWETKIEELMSAVDESIPEPEREVDKPFLMAVEDVFSITGRGTVATGRIERGKVTVGEEVEIVGIKDTRLTTVTGVEMFRKLLDEGMAGDNVGLLLRGLQKEDIERGMVLVKKGSITPHTKFEGEVYVLKKEEGGRHTPFFAGYRPQFYIRTTDVTGQITAFTSDDGSNVEMVMPGDRIKMTGELICPVAIEQGMRFAIREGGRTIGAGVVSKIIE; encoded by the coding sequence ATGGCCCGCGAGAAGTTCGAGAGAAACAAGCCCCACGTCAACATTGGAACTATTGGCCACGTTGACCATGGCAAAACTACCCTTACAGCTGCTATTACAAATGTGCTGGCTAAAAAGGGTCAAGCCACGGCACAAGATTATGGTGATATTGATGGGGCCCCTGAGGAACGTGAAAGAGGTATCACGATCAATACTGCTCACGTTGAGTATGAAACTGAAGGCCGACACTATGCGCATGTGGATTGCCCAGGACATGCTGATTATGTGAAGAACATGATTACTGGTGCCGCTCAAATGGATGGAGCAATTCTTGTTTGTGCTGCAACCGATGGTCCAATGGCACAAACAAAAGAGCATATTCTTTTAGCTAAGCAGGTTGGAGTCCCCGCTCTAGTTGTTGCTCTCAACAAATGTGACATGGTAGATGATGATGAAATCATTGAGCTTGTTGAAATGGAGATCAGTGAACTCTTAGAAGGCTATGGCTTTACAGATGTCCCAATTGTTAAAGTTTCAGGATTAAAGGCTTTAGAAGGCAGTTCTGAATGGGAGACAAAGATTGAAGAATTAATGTCTGCAGTTGATGAATCTATTCCAGAACCAGAAAGAGAAGTTGATAAGCCTTTCTTGATGGCTGTTGAGGATGTTTTCTCAATTACTGGTAGAGGAACTGTTGCTACTGGAAGAATTGAGAGAGGGAAAGTAACAGTAGGAGAAGAAGTTGAGATAGTTGGAATTAAAGACACTCGTCTTACAACTGTTACTGGGGTAGAGATGTTCCGCAAACTTCTTGATGAAGGTATGGCTGGGGATAATGTTGGTTTGCTTCTTAGAGGATTGCAGAAGGAAGACATTGAGAGAGGAATGGTCCTTGTTAAGAAAGGTTCTATAACTCCTCATACAAAATTTGAAGGTGAAGTTTATGTTCTTAAAAAAGAAGAAGGGGGAAGACACACTCCTTTCTTTGCTGGATATAGGCCACAGTTTTATATTCGTACAACTGATGTAACCGGTCAGATAACAGCCTTTACATCTGATGATGGAAGTAACGTTGAAATGGTAATGCCAGGCGATCGAATCAAAATGACAGGAGAATTAATTTGCCCTGTTGCTATTGAGCAAGGTATGCGCTTTGCAATTAGAGAGGGAGGCCGAACCATTGGCGCAGGTGTTGTTTCAAAGATTATTGAATGA
- the fusA gene encoding elongation factor G, giving the protein MSRDFPLERVRNIGIAAHIDAGKTTTTERILFYSGVVHKIGEVHDGAAVTDWMDQERERGITITAAAISTSWQDHRINIIDTPGHVDFTIEVERSMRVLDGVIAVFCAVGGVQPQSETVWRQADRYSVPRMVFVNKMDRTGADFLKVYEQIKDRLKANAAPIQLPIGAEGELKGIIDLVGNKAYIYKNDLGTDIQETEIPDDMADEAAEWRSKLMESVAETDEDLIEHFLDKGELTEDQLKKGIREGVLKHGLVPLLCGSAFKNKGVQLVLDAVVDYLPAPVDVPPIQGVLPSGKEAVRPSDDSAPFSALAFKVMADPYGKLTFVRMYSGVLEKGSYVMNSTKDSKERISRLVILKADEREEVDTLRAGDLGAVLGLKSTTTGDTLCTTDDPIVLETLFIPEPVISVAVEPKTKGDMEKLSKALQSLAEEDPTFRVSTDQETNQTVIAGMGELHLEILVDRMLREFKVEANIGAPQVSYRETIRSSSKGEGKYARQTGGKGQYGHVVIEMEPGEPGSGFEFVNKIVGGVVPKEYIGPASNGMKETCDSGVLAGYPLIDVKVTMVDGSFHDVDSSEMAFKIAGSMAFKDGVKKCNPVLLEPMMKVEVEVPEDFLGSIIGDLSSRRGQVEGQSIDDGQSKVQSKVPLAEMFGYATQLRSMTQGRGIFSMEFSNYEEVPRNVAEAIISKNQGN; this is encoded by the coding sequence GTGTCTCGCGACTTTCCCCTGGAACGGGTAAGAAATATTGGTATTGCTGCTCATATTGATGCAGGTAAGACCACTACTACTGAACGCATTTTGTTTTATTCAGGTGTGGTTCACAAAATTGGTGAAGTTCATGATGGTGCAGCAGTTACTGACTGGATGGACCAAGAACGTGAACGCGGAATAACTATTACTGCTGCAGCAATCTCTACCAGTTGGCAGGATCACAGGATCAATATTATTGATACCCCTGGTCACGTGGATTTCACTATTGAAGTGGAAAGGTCCATGAGAGTCCTAGATGGAGTCATTGCTGTCTTCTGTGCTGTTGGAGGCGTTCAGCCTCAGTCCGAAACAGTTTGGCGGCAGGCTGATCGATATAGCGTCCCCAGGATGGTTTTTGTTAATAAAATGGATCGAACTGGGGCTGATTTCCTTAAGGTTTATGAACAAATCAAGGACAGACTGAAAGCAAATGCAGCGCCTATTCAGCTTCCCATTGGAGCAGAGGGTGAGTTAAAAGGAATTATTGATCTTGTAGGTAATAAGGCATATATCTATAAAAACGACTTAGGAACTGATATTCAGGAAACTGAAATTCCTGATGATATGGCAGATGAGGCAGCAGAGTGGCGATCAAAACTAATGGAGTCCGTTGCTGAAACAGATGAAGATCTAATAGAGCATTTTCTTGATAAAGGTGAATTAACTGAGGATCAACTTAAGAAGGGTATAAGAGAAGGAGTTTTAAAGCATGGATTAGTTCCATTGTTATGTGGTTCTGCATTTAAGAATAAAGGGGTTCAATTGGTATTGGATGCAGTTGTTGATTATTTACCTGCTCCAGTAGATGTACCTCCTATTCAGGGAGTTTTGCCAAGTGGGAAAGAGGCTGTAAGACCTTCAGATGACAGTGCACCATTCAGTGCCCTTGCATTTAAAGTAATGGCTGACCCATACGGAAAACTGACTTTTGTCAGGATGTATTCCGGAGTGTTAGAGAAAGGAAGTTATGTTATGAATTCTACGAAGGATTCAAAAGAAAGAATTTCAAGATTAGTGATACTCAAAGCCGATGAAAGAGAAGAAGTTGATACTTTGAGGGCTGGAGATCTTGGTGCAGTACTAGGTCTGAAAAGTACAACAACAGGAGATACTTTATGCACTACCGATGACCCGATTGTTCTGGAAACTCTTTTTATTCCAGAACCAGTTATTTCTGTAGCCGTAGAACCTAAAACAAAAGGTGATATGGAAAAGCTTTCTAAAGCACTTCAGTCACTTGCTGAAGAGGACCCCACTTTCAGAGTTAGTACTGACCAAGAAACAAATCAGACAGTAATCGCTGGAATGGGAGAACTTCATTTAGAAATATTGGTTGATAGAATGCTTCGAGAATTTAAGGTTGAAGCAAATATCGGAGCACCCCAGGTTTCTTATAGAGAGACAATTAGATCAAGTTCTAAAGGTGAAGGGAAATATGCAAGACAAACTGGTGGTAAAGGTCAATATGGTCATGTTGTAATAGAGATGGAACCTGGAGAACCTGGATCAGGGTTCGAATTCGTAAATAAAATAGTTGGAGGAGTCGTTCCAAAGGAATATATTGGACCTGCTTCAAATGGGATGAAGGAAACATGTGATTCTGGAGTCCTAGCAGGATATCCATTGATTGATGTCAAAGTCACTATGGTTGATGGATCCTTCCATGACGTTGACTCTTCAGAAATGGCCTTTAAAATTGCAGGATCCATGGCTTTTAAAGATGGTGTCAAAAAGTGCAATCCTGTACTTCTTGAACCAATGATGAAAGTTGAGGTAGAAGTTCCTGAGGATTTTCTAGGCTCTATTATTGGAGATCTGTCTTCTCGAAGAGGGCAGGTTGAAGGTCAGTCGATTGATGATGGACAATCTAAGGTTCAATCAAAAGTTCCTTTGGCCGAAATGTTCGGTTATGCTACTCAGCTAAGATCTATGACTCAAGGTCGAGGGATCTTTTCTATGGAATTCAGTAATTACGAGGAAGTACCTCGTAATGTTGCTGAAGCCATAATCTCTAAGAATCAGGGCAATTAA
- the rpsL gene encoding 30S ribosomal protein S12 yields the protein MPTIQQLIRTGRFSLSRKTKSPALQACPERRGVCTRVYTSTPKKPNSALRKVARVRLTSGFEVTAYIPGIGHNLQEHSVVLLRGGRVKDLPGVRYHIIRGTLDTAGVKDRRQARSKYGAKAPKD from the coding sequence ATGCCAACCATTCAACAACTCATAAGAACCGGGAGATTTAGTCTTTCTAGAAAGACTAAATCTCCCGCATTGCAAGCATGTCCAGAAAGAAGAGGAGTATGTACAAGGGTTTATACCTCTACTCCTAAGAAACCTAATTCAGCATTGCGTAAGGTTGCCAGGGTTAGGCTTACATCAGGTTTTGAAGTTACTGCCTATATCCCTGGCATTGGACATAATCTCCAAGAACATTCAGTTGTACTTTTGCGTGGAGGTAGGGTAAAGGATCTGCCAGGTGTGCGATATCACATAATTAGAGGGACACTAGATACTGCTGGTGTTAAAGATCGTCGCCAGGCACGTTCTAAGTATGGAGCGAAGGCTCCAAAAGACTAA
- a CDS encoding LON peptidase substrate-binding domain-containing protein: MTELSVRELPLFPLPEVVLFPKEVLPLHIFESRYRIMLQSVLESDSRFGIVRLDTNSKKMAEVGCCAQIIKHQTSEDGRSNIVTIGQQRFRVLDITREAPFCTALISWIDDEPIFDQDSLLKLSDSVLEALRDVVSLSGKLTDSEVSLPDELPDMPRELSFWIAAHLGGPAADEQQRLLEMQNTSKRLEREFEMLDHTRRQLAARTALKDTFSNADQRNN; encoded by the coding sequence GTGACCGAACTTTCTGTCAGGGAGTTGCCTCTCTTCCCACTCCCTGAAGTAGTTCTTTTCCCTAAGGAGGTATTGCCTCTTCATATTTTTGAGTCTAGATATCGAATAATGCTTCAAAGTGTTTTGGAGTCGGATAGTCGTTTTGGGATAGTCAGGCTCGATACCAATTCAAAGAAAATGGCTGAGGTTGGATGTTGCGCTCAAATTATTAAGCATCAAACATCTGAAGATGGGAGAAGTAATATTGTGACAATTGGACAACAGCGCTTTCGGGTTTTAGATATTACAAGGGAAGCGCCATTCTGTACCGCTTTAATCAGTTGGATTGATGATGAACCGATATTTGATCAAGATAGTCTTTTAAAGCTCTCTGACTCGGTTCTAGAAGCCCTCAGAGATGTTGTCTCGTTGAGTGGGAAATTAACTGATTCGGAGGTTTCCTTGCCTGATGAGTTGCCGGATATGCCCAGAGAATTATCTTTTTGGATTGCTGCTCATTTAGGAGGACCAGCTGCTGATGAACAGCAACGGCTTCTTGAAATGCAAAATACTTCTAAAAGGCTTGAGAGAGAATTCGAAATGCTTGATCATACAAGGAGGCAACTCGCTGCGAGAACTGCACTAAAAGATACTTTCTCTAATGCGGACCAGAGAAATAATTGA
- a CDS encoding DUF1997 domain-containing protein: MPLAFDARQKLDLPVRSNSERLPDYLLHEERVVGAMLDPKKLTPLGPSSFRYVVTSFNVFQLQVNPVVSIGVVSEPGKLSMHVTDSQLDGLGFIDDFELTLQATLEATSAGLEGEAILGVTVSQPPLLKLIPPKILESTGHSILNGILLGIKARVGKQLVEDFNNWCEEGTVSLKN; the protein is encoded by the coding sequence ATGCCTCTGGCTTTCGATGCACGACAGAAACTTGATTTACCAGTAAGAAGCAATTCTGAGCGACTTCCTGATTATCTCTTGCATGAGGAAAGAGTTGTTGGAGCTATGTTAGATCCTAAAAAGCTTACTCCTCTTGGCCCCAGTAGTTTTCGATATGTAGTTACTAGCTTCAATGTTTTTCAATTGCAAGTTAATCCAGTTGTTTCTATTGGAGTTGTAAGTGAACCAGGTAAATTAAGCATGCATGTAACAGATAGTCAGCTTGATGGTCTTGGATTTATAGATGATTTTGAATTAACCCTTCAAGCTACTTTGGAAGCTACAAGTGCTGGTTTAGAAGGTGAAGCTATTCTTGGCGTTACAGTTAGTCAGCCGCCTCTTTTAAAGCTGATTCCTCCAAAAATTCTGGAATCTACAGGGCATTCGATTCTTAACGGAATTTTGTTAGGGATTAAAGCTAGAGTTGGTAAACAGCTTGTTGAAGATTTTAATAATTGGTGTGAAGAGGGAACAGTTTCTTTAAAAAATTAA
- a CDS encoding ribonuclease HII, with product MVYKNAIVLTGVDEVGRGSLFGPVFACAVVLGQANSTRLIKLGLKDSKKLSKLKISKLAPIIKTYAEEWGVGQSSAKEIDKTGIRKATEIAMIRALQKLAKPPDLVLIDGCLNLRGWEGKQKTIIKGDDSCPAIAAASVIAKNSRDELIKRLSKKYPKYGLQKNVGYGTAFHRQALSNYGPTDLHRLSFIKKFLG from the coding sequence ATGGTATACAAAAATGCCATTGTTCTTACTGGAGTTGACGAAGTTGGAAGAGGTTCCTTATTTGGACCTGTATTTGCATGTGCTGTTGTTTTAGGTCAAGCGAATAGCACTAGACTGATTAAATTAGGTTTAAAAGATAGTAAAAAATTATCTAAATTAAAGATATCTAAATTAGCTCCTATTATTAAAACCTATGCGGAAGAATGGGGAGTAGGGCAATCTTCAGCAAAAGAAATTGATAAAACTGGAATACGTAAAGCAACTGAAATAGCGATGATTAGAGCTCTGCAAAAATTAGCAAAGCCACCTGATCTCGTTCTAATTGATGGCTGTCTGAACCTGAGAGGATGGGAAGGAAAACAAAAAACAATTATCAAAGGGGATGACTCTTGCCCAGCAATAGCAGCAGCAAGTGTCATAGCAAAAAATTCAAGAGATGAATTAATTAAGAGATTATCTAAGAAATATCCAAAATATGGTCTCCAAAAGAACGTTGGATATGGAACTGCTTTCCATCGTCAAGCCCTGAGTAACTATGGGCCAACAGATCTTCACAGATTATCTTTCATAAAAAAGTTTCTTGGTTAA
- the pheA gene encoding prephenate dehydratase codes for MPTRVAYLGPKGTYAEKAAVLLANLEKLDTPVFLPCKGLRAVIEKTANKDCEAAVVPIENSVEGGVTTTLDALWSFPELYIRRALVLPIRHALFSSGNIQNISEVLSHPQALGQCSEWLNKNLPNAVLLPTNSTSEAIRLVKGSKFRAAIGALNTKESNGLNELAYPINDVKGNCTRFILLHTKEVQQNSAILSFALSLHSNSPGALLKVLNCVAQLGLNMSRIESRPSKRELGEYIFFIDIDLTNQDKDISSKLRNLLNPICKNIVFFGSYPNHQIND; via the coding sequence ATGCCCACACGAGTGGCTTATTTAGGACCAAAAGGAACATATGCAGAAAAGGCAGCTGTTCTTCTTGCAAACCTTGAAAAGCTAGACACGCCAGTATTTCTTCCTTGCAAGGGTCTTCGAGCAGTCATTGAAAAAACTGCTAATAAAGATTGTGAAGCTGCTGTAGTACCTATAGAAAATTCAGTAGAAGGGGGAGTAACTACAACACTAGATGCGCTTTGGTCTTTTCCTGAACTATATATTCGCAGAGCTCTAGTACTTCCAATTCGTCATGCCTTATTTAGCAGTGGCAATATTCAAAATATATCTGAGGTTTTATCTCATCCTCAAGCTCTTGGCCAATGTAGTGAATGGTTAAATAAGAATCTTCCAAATGCTGTCTTACTTCCTACTAATTCAACTTCAGAAGCAATACGATTAGTTAAAGGAAGTAAGTTTAGAGCTGCTATTGGAGCTCTAAACACAAAAGAGTCTAATGGCTTAAATGAACTTGCTTACCCTATAAATGATGTAAAAGGAAATTGTACAAGATTTATTTTGCTTCACACAAAAGAAGTACAGCAAAATAGTGCTATTTTAAGTTTTGCTTTATCACTACATTCCAATTCACCTGGAGCTCTCTTAAAAGTATTAAATTGTGTAGCTCAATTAGGCTTAAACATGAGCAGGATTGAATCAAGGCCTTCCAAAAGAGAGTTAGGAGAGTATATTTTTTTTATCGATATAGACTTAACAAATCAAGACAAAGATATAAGTTCGAAATTAAGGAATTTATTAAATCCTATTTGTAAAAATATTGTTTTCTTTGGATCATACCCTAATCATCAAATCAATGATTAA